The stretch of DNA CGGAATCAGTAATCAACTTCTGGCTGCCTGTGGATTAATTGTATGTACCACAATGCTTATCCGCCTGAATCGTGGAAAGTATGCCCTATGTTCAGCTATTCCAGGTGTTTTTATGGCAATCATTACTTTCTGGGCAGGTTATATTCAGGTGACAGATATCTATATTCCCAAAGGGCAATACTTACTGGCAACACTGGCCGTAGTTGCCATGGTATTGATGCTCGTGGTATTTATCGGAGCCTTTAGGAAGTGGTATGAACTTTTGAAAATTACGAAATCTGAAACTGACTTTTATGGAGAAAGTGTCAAAGAACTTGTGGAAAGATGAAAGCTATGAGTTAAGAGCCTGCCGGCATTTTGCCCGATCTTATATTTTTCATACATTTGTTTTGCTTTAGGGGTATTCTAAAAAGAATTGAGAGAGTCCCTTTGAACCTGATACGGCTTACACCGACGTAGGGAAAAGCAAAAAGACATTATTGACAATGTACCTTTTGTTTTGGATTTTTTCCTGAAGCTATTTATTTTAATCAATAACAATGGAAAAAATGCTTTGGGAACAAGTACAGCTTGTCAAACAAAAATCTCCTCTGGTTCATAATATCACCAACTATGTGGTCATGAACAATACAGCCAATGCTCTTCTGGCCGTAGGAGCCTCTCCAATCATGTCTCATGCAAAATCTGAAATCCCCGAAATGATCAATATTGCCCATTCTATGGTCATCAATATTGGTACGCTTGACGAATACTGGGCAGAAGCAATGCTGATGGCAGCTAAAGAGGCTCACTCAATCGGCAAACCCTGGGTCTTAGATCCTGTAGGAGCCGGAGCAACTTCTTTCCGGGATGGTATTTTAAATCAGTTATTACAATATAAGCCGACAGTTATCAGAGGCAACGCGTCAGAAGTTATTGCATTGGCTAAGGCAAATACAACAGCTACTAAAGGAGTAGATAGTACTGCTCAGAGTAATGAAGCCATTGGTGCCGCACAGAATATCGTCAGCCAACACCATGGAATTGTCTGTATTTCCGGTGAAACAGATATTATAGTAGATTCTCAACAAACTCTTTTCATTAAAAACGGACATCCGATGATGACCAAAGTCACAGGGCTTGGCTGTTCTGCTACCGCACTTATAGGAGCATTTATCGGAGTTACAGAAAACAAAACCTTAGCTGTGACTGCTGCAATGGCGTTAATAGGTATAGCAGGGGAATTAGCATCTCAGGAAAGCAAAGGACCAGGAAGTCTTCAGCTCAACCTGACTGATAAGCTATACAACATGAGTGAAGAAGAATTTACCAGCCATTTAAAGATAGAACGATAATGAATTCTTTTCCCTATCAGCTGTATCTGGTCATCTCCGAAGCTGACTGTCATGGAAAAAGCTTCGTGGAAGTTGCTGAACAAGCCATACTTGGTGGTGTGGATATTATTCAACTGAGAGAAAAAAAAAGTTCTGACACCGAATTCCTCAGAAAAGCCCAACAGCTTATCGAAATAACGGATAAATATCATATTCCATTGATCATTAATGATCATATTATGGTTACCGAGCAAGTACATGCAGCAGGCATTCATGTGGGGAACAGTGATACTGCACCTACCCTGTTGAGACAGCGACCACTTATTCAGAACAAAATCATTGGTTATTCTGTAGAATACCTTTCCCAACTTGAAAATGAGCAAACCCGAGTATCCGATTACCTTGGAATAAGTCCCGTATTCAGGACAGACACGAAAACGGATACCGTAACAGAATGGGGACTTCATGGAATCACAAAAATAAGACAGCTTACAGAAAAGCCTTTGGTAGCTATAGGAAATATCCATCTGAAAAATTCAAGAGAAATCATTAAAGCCGGCGCCGACTGTATTGCGGTAGTCTCCGCTATATGCAGTGCTGATGATCCTCAAAAAGCAGCTTATGAATTAAAAAATGAAATTTTAAAATGAAAAAGTATACCTATCCCTCAGTGTTAACCATCGCAGGCTTCGACGGAAGTGGCGGCGCAGGTATTCAGGCTGATATTAAAACAGCCTCTGCATTGGGCTGTTTTTCCACTTCAGTCCTG from Chryseobacterium piperi encodes:
- the thiM gene encoding hydroxyethylthiazole kinase, which encodes MEKMLWEQVQLVKQKSPLVHNITNYVVMNNTANALLAVGASPIMSHAKSEIPEMINIAHSMVINIGTLDEYWAEAMLMAAKEAHSIGKPWVLDPVGAGATSFRDGILNQLLQYKPTVIRGNASEVIALAKANTTATKGVDSTAQSNEAIGAAQNIVSQHHGIVCISGETDIIVDSQQTLFIKNGHPMMTKVTGLGCSATALIGAFIGVTENKTLAVTAAMALIGIAGELASQESKGPGSLQLNLTDKLYNMSEEEFTSHLKIER
- the thiE gene encoding thiamine phosphate synthase, coding for MNSFPYQLYLVISEADCHGKSFVEVAEQAILGGVDIIQLREKKSSDTEFLRKAQQLIEITDKYHIPLIINDHIMVTEQVHAAGIHVGNSDTAPTLLRQRPLIQNKIIGYSVEYLSQLENEQTRVSDYLGISPVFRTDTKTDTVTEWGLHGITKIRQLTEKPLVAIGNIHLKNSREIIKAGADCIAVVSAICSADDPQKAAYELKNEILK